Below is a window of Leguminivora glycinivorella isolate SPB_JAAS2020 chromosome 11, LegGlyc_1.1, whole genome shotgun sequence DNA.
ACTTCGCCCAAAGGTTGCCCGCTGCAAACTTTGCTAGGGCACTAAGTTCGTCATCTTACAACTAATAGAGATCCAATAAGTAACTTGCCTTACAAAGTGTCAGTAATCCAGTAAGCTCACAACAAACTTTCCACCAAGCTCACTTCACTTCGCCGCGAACGTTCGCGAGTGTGGCAAGTTCGGCGCGAGTGGCGACGTGCGGCCGCCGCGCGAGCCGTCCGGGACTGCCCGGGAGCGGGAGCGACCCGGGGCGCGCGCCCCCTGCGCCTCTACCCGGGGGCGGGGGGGAGCACTGCCCCCATTCCGCAGCCTCCGCGCTGATTCTATTGCAAGTTTTTATCAATCCATGTCGCTGCACGACAACTTGCACCCTTATCGTGCAATTATTGTTTACACTAAACTTGACTTTTGTTTCCGTCTAGAGCCAGCATGCAGTTAAGGAATCtacctagtttttttttttatatgaaaagGACTGACATTATTTCGGAAATAGATAAATACCTTTAGTCCATACATTATACGAAAATGTTATGCAAATTGTCCTAGTTGCTAACACCATGAagaattaatacatattaactATGGTTGATTCACCCCTGTCCTCTTTGCTGTCACGTGGTCATCAAAACCTTTTTGCTTTATAGGTTTATAGATATTTAGAGGTTATTAAGAAATAAAAGATTTTATAAATGTCCAACTACTCGTATTATTGAACTGCAGctttattttcagaatttgggccccccaattagcgaaagttgttaacaaaaattaactcgatgtcagttttgtgacgacaattaggcataaaatctgtctaaaaatgtatttttttcacattctgaatgtagattatcgcttaaagtttatgtaattaacataaaaaacaatattttttattgaaatgtcatgcttaattatcgtcacaaaactgacagtgagttaatttttgttaacaacttacgctaattggggtgttcCAAAACCTAAAAATGccctaacacaaaaacaatattttagctAGCTATATACTTGCCAAGTTTCGTGCTTTCTACgactaaatacaaaatacaaaatcatttattcagcaaataggccacgggggcacttttacatgtcaacattacagagtattcattaaagttaaacaaatgaaattaatatatagaaatattaactaaaaatattactaGGACTGTACTTCAAGTTAAGGGGGAGGACTATagacatatttattaaattaaaaaagtttCAAGCAGTCACGGCTATCAGAGCAATGGTCCAGCGACCTTGACCGCGGCGGCGGCTCGTGCTCGCCGCCTGACGGAGCCGTGGCCCACACCCCTTTTTACTAGGCTCACGCCTTACATAATCCTAACGATAGCAATTATCATGCTACCAagataaggtcagtgcgggcaagaccggcatagtttatttgaaataaagtttgagtggataaaactctataattaatgaagtctggcgtaatgcgcatggtcctatgagatagcaaatactatattttacaaagattttataatattttggtgaaataaggtacttttaagtcataaaaatcacattttataaggctcggcgggttgaccgtcctcccgcgatgagtacagaaagaccgtctagtgcttgttgtcgcgtaatttcatatgagactaggttccaaaatcatgatcattgttattttacgtaataacagggcagaatgtgctagataattaataaaataatgttaaaatattgaacatataagcatttttctatttataaggcaagaccggcataagtcccgtagatggggttcataaccttttcttttcaggtccagatattgcataatactgtttttccaacgaacacctgcgatacaatttagtcacgatattacaggctcatataaatccaactacttatctgtttttgaaacttttttattaaaaaaaggtaataggatattaagatacgtgaattggtttggtaacatttcttagcaatgcttggtttttctatagttactaccAGAGTTACCACTTACCTGAGCtaccacccccgaaaacctatcgacgacacccataacgactttttgtcaaagtgacagccagcaatgtcaattaacggtcgggtagccgtaaaatagtcggtcaaaagtgtcaaaaccgttttaaagggtacccatacggtccctgttgggtaatgctgattataaaattaatgaccaactggaaaccctactctcttttgaaatatttgtcgccgcatgttgcacaatcttaatatacttaaacaaatataatagaaaacggttagagcttacgataattctaccaacttaaatatgatgatgaataatgcagtctaagcttacttctgttcacctcttatcattcttcacaaccatgtgAATACTTTCgaattattttagtaacaccatacgaatcattatcaaaactgtatttcgaagttaaaatcaaaaacggtacaactatcataagccaaaaacgtacctatatattgatattgtttacactcgacttatttccaataaagcctaaaaaaagttggcaactccttgtttatcatacgagtatgccggtcttgcctttctcttttatgcgactttctgactaggcacaatttctgagttacatatttcagaacataaaactagaaattgagcgcgttttgagtagaataATAGTACTAGGCAGAAATAatggttattaaatgactgcgttacatacatgatatacaaatattccgactgcttctattttattttatttttttgcggagccatgttgaactcgatgttcgagttcgaaacgagaaacaagtttattgttaattagtgttcgtcctagggatatgtattgaataccaatggattaaggatgaaaaactgctatacctcCAGATGTGTGAgaagcgtagatatataaacaaaaaagttatagtcaatagacggtctttccgggtaggcggtcttccccacactgaccttaacaCTAAATATACTTAACTAGGTATCCCTCAGTCGTAGTGATTAGATACAAAGCTGGCAATTTAAGCAATACATTTCGTCAGGAAAAGCAGTCTCAAAGTTGCCGCTGGTGTGTGTGTATTTTCCACCTCGCCGACCACTCTCACGATGCTCGCCTCGCTGCTAGTGCTGTCGCTGGCGCTGCTGGTGCCTGCGCACGCCGACCGCTACCACCCGGAGCGCGCCGCCACCGTCACCGCCGCCgtcgccgccaccgccgccatGCCGGACGAGGCCGAGCGCAGCGCCGACTACTGGTACTCGGAGGCGTTCGCCGCCGTCGACGAGCGGTTGTCGAATCACATTTACGACGACGTGGCTAAGAACGTGGTGATGTTCCTGGGTGACGGGCTCTCGGTGGCGACACTGGCGCCGGCGCGCACGTTGCGCGGCCAGCTCGCCGGCCGCACCGGTGAGGAGGAGCGCCTGGCTTTCGAGCGCTTTCCTGTTACTGGACTCGCCAAGGTTACTTATTCGAACTCACACTGTTGTATATTTTTAGGGCATAATATGTGTATTCTAACAACACTATCTTCACACTGTTTTGTCGTCAGACCTACTGCCTCGACGCGCAAATCCCCGACTCGGCATGCACGGCGACGGCTTACCTGTGCGGCGCGAAGGGGAACCGCGGCACGCTCGGCGTGAGCGGCGCCGTGCCGCGCTGGGACTGCCCCGCCTCCGCGGACCCCGCCGCGCATCTCGAGTCCATCGCCATATCATCGACATTAGATTCACTAATGGCTCAATGACAATGAGATTTAACctataaataaattacctactGTGAATAAATAAAGTTGAAATTTTGCAATCGGTTTCGATATCTCGCTGTCTGGATTCAGGTATCGTAACATCAGCGCGCGTCACGCACGCGTCCCCGGCCGGCGCGTACGCGCGCAGCGCCAACCGCGACTGGGAGAACGACGGCCAGGTGCGCGCTGCCGGCTACGACCCAGCGCTCTGCGCCGACATCGCCGACCAGCTCATCAACTCGTATCCTGGGAACCAGTTTAAAGTGAGTCCCGCTAATACTGATCGATTTTATCTAGGTAATTTCAGAAAtgctaaatacatttttaactttttaggTAATCCTGGGTGGCGGACGACGCGAGTTCCGCCCGATTACAACCAGGGACGAGGAGAAGGATTTGGGTCGCCGCTGGGACGGACGAGATCTGATCGAGGAGTGGCGCGCGCAGCGCGAACGGGCCGGGGACTCGCACGCGTACGCCTGGAACCGCACCCAGCTGCTCGACGCCATCGCCAGCCCGCCCGACTACCTGTTGGGACTGTTTGAAACCACACACTTACGATATGAAAAGGAAGTGCCAGAGGAAAACCTGGATGAACCC
It encodes the following:
- the LOC125231449 gene encoding membrane-bound alkaline phosphatase-like, which gives rise to MLASLLVLSLALLVPAHADRYHPERAATVTAAVAATAAMPDEAERSADYWYSEAFAAVDERLSNHIYDDVAKNVVMFLGDGLSVATLAPARTLRGQLAGRTGEEERLAFERFPVTGLAKTYCLDAQIPDSACTATAYLCGAKGNRGTLGVSGAVPRWDCPASADPAAHLESIAISSTLDSLMAQ